From Candidatus Obscuribacterales bacterium:
GAAAAGGATTCCGGACAATCAGGTCACCCTTGAAGGCAAAGAGTAAAATCAGCGTGATCAACAGGGCAATAACGGCAATAGGGCTGAGGTATTTCAAAAATACCTGCTCAAACCAAGTCTTGCCTTTATGACGTAAGATCCAGGTGCGAGAGACGGCCCCGGCTAGCAGCGGCAACCCCACGTAGATCAGCACCGATAATACAATCGTTTCCCAGGGAACCGTCAGGTTATTGGCGGCTAAGAGCCAGCGTCCTAACGGAGCATATAGAAACAGCATGGCCAAGGAGTTGATGGCCACCATAACTAGGGTATGCCCTTGGTTACTAAAGGAAAGATAGCCCCACATCAGCACCATGGCTGTGCAAGGGGCAATCCCCAGGAGAATGGTGCCGGCGATATAGGAGTCAGCGATCGCTAAGGGCGCGCCTCGCACAAGTTCCGACCCTTCAATCAGGGGGCGGAAGAGCCAGCCTAGAAAAAACTGGGCAAAGGCTACCATGGTGAAGGGCTTGATGAGCCAGTTCACGACAAGGGTGAGCAGAACTGGTCGGGGGGTTTGAGCCGCTTTTTTAGCCTGGGAAAAGTCAATCTTCACCATGATGGGATACATCATGAAAAAGAGGCAGATAGCAATGGGAACGGATACTTGATAGACACTCATTCCATCCAGAGCCTCAGCCACCCCTGGAAAGACTCGCCCTAGGGCAATGCCAGCTCCAATGCATAACAAGACCCACAGGGTTAGATATCGCTCAAAGGCATTCAGGCTACCTCCAGCTTGGACGGCACGGCTTGAAGGATCAGGTTTCTCTGTGGTCATGCGGTCACCCATGATATAAACGATCCAACACCATCAAGCGGTTCGGTAGACCCACCGAGGATACCGTTAATCGCCTGATAGTCAAAGTCGCGATCGCTCAAGATCAAAACCAGTTCAGCGATCGCTTACCCGACATTCCGCAGGTTGACAGGTCTTAATTTAGGAGATAGTAGCGGCAGGACGGAAAGCCCATGAGGCGGATAATTTTGCTGCGCTCCTCAGACAGGTTGCTGACCTGCTGAACTGTGTTCATCGAGACCAAGTGAATCGCCTGGAACTTCTGTAAAATCCAGCGAAAGGTCGGGATGGGCGTCGGGCGTTGCTTTTGGTCAAGCACCGTTTCACCCGCTTGATCCAGTTGGGCTCTGAGCTTGCGCTGCCCCAAACTATAGACGAGTAGGGTCAAGACCATGACGAGGGCGAGGGCTTCTACTCGTTGGGGCTTTTTGACAAAGACGCTACTGGTGAAGAAGAGCGGGTCTTTGAGGAAACGAAAGCCACGCTCAACCTGCTGCTGTCCCTTGTACTCGCGCAGCAACCGTTCGGCAGGATAGGTCTGCGCGTCTAGGACATTGGTCGCCAGGATGAAGCGTCGATGGCGCTGTTGGCA
This genomic window contains:
- the arsB gene encoding ACR3 family arsenite efflux transporter; translated protein: MTTEKPDPSSRAVQAGGSLNAFERYLTLWVLLCIGAGIALGRVFPGVAEALDGMSVYQVSVPIAICLFFMMYPIMVKIDFSQAKKAAQTPRPVLLTLVVNWLIKPFTMVAFAQFFLGWLFRPLIEGSELVRGAPLAIADSYIAGTILLGIAPCTAMVLMWGYLSFSNQGHTLVMVAINSLAMLFLYAPLGRWLLAANNLTVPWETIVLSVLIYVGLPLLAGAVSRTWILRHKGKTWFEQVFLKYLSPIAVIALLITLILLFAFKGDLIVRNPF